A genomic window from Schistocerca serialis cubense isolate TAMUIC-IGC-003099 chromosome 4, iqSchSeri2.2, whole genome shotgun sequence includes:
- the LOC126475100 gene encoding achaete-scute homolog 1a-like has product MATASISVMTLGPQQKAVASLVQPASAAATGASCVIVTTSPSAAAALGVAQQQQPQVLSPLLPKHALLVQQKRPIAAATSEVRAAAAAAAAQQVDLLRCKRRINFASGNGTQPHAGGGYHAHHHHHQPASVARRNARERNRVKQVNNGFATLRQHIPASVAAALSSPGAGGGGGGGGGSGRQASKKLSKVETLRMAVEYIRSLQQLLAEHDGVQTGGPVAAPDTPASASPYYASDDAASAVGHFTPSQMLGSSLSPPCSEAASSSGSPTPSFASEGSSSYAASSTVYAANGTADAYDGYEPMSPEDEELLDAISWWQQSQ; this is encoded by the coding sequence ATGGCCACAGCGTCGATCAGCGTGATGACCCTGGGCCCGCAGCAGAAGGCCGTGGCGAGCCTCGTCCAGCCGGCCTCGGCGGCGGCCACCGGTGCCAGTTGCGTCATCGTGACGACGTCTCCGTCAGCCGCGGCGGCGCTCGGCgtggcgcagcagcagcagccgcaggtgCTGTCGCCGCTGCTGCCCAAGCACGCGCTGCTCGTCCAGCAGAAGAGGCCCATCGCGGCCGCCACCTCCGAAGTCAGGGCTGCAGCCGCCGCGGCGGCGGCACAACAGGTGGATTTGCTACGCTGCAAGAGGCGCATCAACTTCGCCTCCGGGAACGGTACCCAGCCGCACGCCGGCGGCGGATACCacgcccaccaccaccaccaccagccggCGTCCGTCGCGCGGAGGAACGCCCGCGAGCGCAACCGAGTCAAGCAAGTGAACAACGGCTTCGCGACGCTGAGGCAGCACATCCCGGCGTCGGTGGCGGCGGCGCTGTCTTCTCCCGGCgcgggcggtggcggcggcggcggcggtggcagcggaCGCCAGGCGAGTAAGAAGCTGAGCAAGGTGGAGACCCTGCGGATGGCCGTCGAGTACATCCGCAGCCTGCAGCAGCTGCTGGCGGAGCACGACGGAGTCCAGACCGGGGGCCCTGTGGCGGCTCCCGACACGCCCGCCTCCGCGAGTCCCTACTACGCCTCCGACGACGCCGCGTCCGCAGTCGGCCACTTCACGCCGTCGCAGATGCTGGGCTCGTCGCTGTCGCCGCCTTGCTCCGAGGCGGCCAGCTCGTCGGGGTCGCCGACGCCGTCCTTCGCGTCGGAGGGCTCGTCGTCGTACGCGGCGTCCTCGACGGTGTACGCGGCCAACGGCACCGCAGACGCCTACGACGGCTACGAGCCGATGAGCCCCGAAGACGAGGAGCTGCTGGACGCCATCTCGTGGTGGCAGCAGAGCCAGTGA